From the genome of Methanobrevibacter smithii ATCC 35061, one region includes:
- a CDS encoding glycosyltransferase family 2 protein, whose protein sequence is MSYKLSVIIPVFNAEDYIKECLDSVVDQSLGIDNIEVIIVNDNSCDSTLDIISQYADKYPSFKLISNKSNLGPGESRNMALKEVSSDYVTYLDADDFISQNAYEDALSKINEFNADLLIYNWETYTGSDYVEPINIHQQNTLENKLITDIKQNPKLFLSTAPWNKIYHRSLFKYLKFSKGFYEDNIVAILALINAKRIFLSKDSIYYYRKNSDSTTENITVDSSIHLSNSIKEIFDLRYEYPEFLNYLKLLNINFIYDILFWIYYYNWTLADELKIINKLKSVIIPLKKEDIDRFKQLFPDKLSYGEDILDLNNYDAETFLAKYKYFNRLNKVNSQASLYVDAGNGFNESDKVAIDYSPLKKNNLEFSLEKFDNISKLRFDPLEGSFVKCRITNNLPISDANCDNSVDDDCQIFTNLDPYYVLDADFSDISSIQINFDLEILTNDDIANLFRQKDNIINDLQVKPKKRKFSFFNKKE, encoded by the coding sequence ATGAGTTATAAATTAAGTGTCATTATTCCTGTTTTCAATGCTGAGGATTATATTAAAGAATGTTTGGATTCTGTTGTTGACCAAAGCTTAGGAATAGACAATATTGAAGTTATAATAGTCAATGATAATTCCTGTGACAGTACGTTAGATATAATCAGCCAATATGCTGATAAATATCCCTCTTTTAAATTAATTTCAAATAAAAGTAATCTGGGCCCCGGTGAAAGCAGAAATATGGCTCTTAAGGAAGTTAGCTCAGATTATGTAACTTACTTGGATGCAGATGATTTTATATCACAAAATGCATATGAAGATGCATTATCTAAAATAAATGAATTTAATGCAGATTTATTGATTTATAATTGGGAAACATACACTGGAAGCGATTATGTTGAACCAATAAATATCCACCAGCAAAACACTTTGGAAAATAAATTAATAACTGATATTAAGCAGAATCCTAAGCTATTTTTATCAACAGCTCCATGGAATAAGATTTATCATAGAAGCTTATTTAAATATCTGAAATTCTCCAAAGGTTTTTATGAAGACAATATTGTAGCTATTTTAGCTTTAATCAATGCTAAAAGGATATTTTTATCAAAAGATTCTATTTATTACTATAGAAAGAATTCCGATTCAACTACTGAAAACATTACAGTTGATAGTTCTATTCATCTTTCAAATTCAATAAAAGAAATATTTGATTTAAGATATGAATATCCGGAGTTTTTAAATTATCTTAAATTGCTTAACATTAATTTTATTTATGATATTCTATTTTGGATTTATTATTACAACTGGACACTGGCTGATGAGCTTAAAATAATTAATAAACTTAAATCAGTTATTATTCCACTTAAAAAAGAAGACATTGACAGATTTAAACAACTTTTCCCAGATAAACTTAGCTATGGAGAGGATATTTTAGATTTGAACAATTATGATGCTGAAACATTTTTAGCCAAATATAAATATTTTAACAGATTAAATAAAGTAAATTCACAGGCTAGCTTATATGTTGATGCAGGAAATGGATTTAATGAATCAGATAAAGTAGCTATTGACTATTCACCTTTAAAAAAGAATAATCTTGAATTCAGCCTGGAAAAATTTGATAATATATCTAAGCTGCGTTTTGACCCTTTGGAAGGCAGTTTTGTTAAGTGTAGGATAACTAATAATTTACCGATAAGTGATGCAAATTGTGATAACTCAGTTGATGATGACTGTCAGATATTTACTAATTTGGATCCATATTATGTTTTGGATGCTGATTTTAGTGATATTTCAAGTATTCAAATTAATTTTGATTTGGAAATCTTAACTAATGATGATATTGCTAATTTATTTAGACAAAAGGACAATATTATAAATGATTTGCAAGTAAAACCTAAAAAAAGGAAATTTAGCTTTTTCAATAAAAAGGAGTAA
- a CDS encoding glycosyltransferase family 2 protein: MSDISYSKFLIKSKFNPKKAKKYMESYDKIMESGLFDKNYYLKAYPHIAKSGMDPLVHYLFYGYKEDKNPSAQFNLKRYLEEYPEIKKMGLNPLVHYIDNDHEGFTLEENPFVARRKKILDTNSLFLADYSFDSEPLVSIIILNRNGLGHLQRLFADFDKKTNYSNYEIIVVDNASCDKSVEYLHSLDLPIRVIENSENVSFSKGNNDAAKIANGEYLILLNNDIEPTYGWLNEMVGTVLNNENVGSVGAKLIFPYYEDMESQGKSFSIQHAGVKFREERTPYIYGPYHEHMYLTMLFSDELNHQKEVISNTAACLLVPKEVYFELDGLDEQYIYGYEDIDFAFKLYKAGYKTIYNPAVLLFHHESATRHEDDDRKNQLNYHNIMHFADKWGDFIFKEILKDKIEANNFFTNKKLDFTIVGKNNDLVKKAVFKLNSEGYNVKLVPNIGDLDIGQDCDILISTEKEYDIKNVSSRLNLIKILISDEDNDGYDMVLSENDFEFNLLDKIKEKYL, translated from the coding sequence ATGTCTGATATTTCATATTCAAAATTTTTAATTAAATCTAAATTCAATCCAAAAAAAGCAAAAAAATACATGGAAAGCTATGATAAGATAATGGAATCAGGATTATTTGATAAAAATTATTATCTTAAAGCGTATCCGCACATTGCTAAATCTGGAATGGATCCTTTGGTTCATTATTTATTTTATGGATATAAGGAAGATAAAAATCCTTCTGCTCAGTTTAATTTAAAAAGATATTTGGAAGAATATCCGGAAATTAAAAAAATGGGATTAAATCCTTTAGTTCACTATATTGACAATGATCATGAAGGTTTTACTTTGGAAGAAAATCCTTTTGTGGCACGCAGAAAGAAAATATTGGATACCAACTCTTTATTTTTAGCTGATTATAGCTTTGATAGCGAACCTTTAGTTTCAATTATAATTTTAAACAGAAACGGTTTAGGACATTTGCAAAGATTATTTGCAGATTTTGATAAGAAAACAAATTATTCAAACTATGAAATTATTGTAGTTGATAATGCGTCCTGTGATAAGTCTGTTGAGTATTTGCACTCTTTGGATTTGCCAATTAGAGTTATTGAAAACAGTGAAAATGTCAGCTTTTCAAAAGGAAACAATGATGCAGCTAAAATAGCTAATGGGGAGTATTTGATTTTATTGAATAATGATATTGAACCGACATACGGATGGCTTAATGAAATGGTTGGAACCGTCTTAAATAATGAAAATGTAGGTTCTGTTGGAGCCAAATTAATATTTCCTTACTATGAAGATATGGAAAGCCAGGGAAAATCATTTTCAATTCAGCATGCAGGAGTAAAATTTAGAGAAGAAAGAACACCTTATATTTATGGGCCATATCATGAGCATATGTATTTAACAATGCTTTTTTCAGATGAGTTAAATCATCAAAAAGAAGTGATTTCAAATACTGCCGCATGTTTATTGGTTCCAAAAGAAGTTTATTTTGAATTGGACGGGCTGGATGAACAGTATATTTATGGATATGAAGACATTGACTTTGCATTTAAGTTATACAAGGCAGGATATAAAACAATCTACAATCCTGCAGTGTTACTCTTCCATCATGAATCAGCAACAAGACATGAAGATGATGACAGGAAAAATCAGCTGAATTATCACAATATAATGCACTTTGCTGATAAGTGGGGAGACTTCATTTTTAAGGAAATTTTAAAGGATAAAATTGAGGCAAATAACTTTTTCACAAATAAAAAACTGGATTTCACGATTGTAGGTAAAAATAATGATTTAGTAAAAAAAGCAGTTTTTAAATTAAACAGTGAGGGTTATAATGTTAAACTTGTTCCCAATATTGGTGATTTGGACATCGGCCAGGACTGTGATATTTTAATATCAACTGAAAAGGAATATGATATTAAAAATGTAAGCTCAAGACTTAATTTAATAAAAATTTTAATATCTGATGAAGATAATGATGGTTATGACATGGTTTTAAGTGAAAATGACTTTGAATTTAATCTTTTAGATAAAATTAAAGAAAAATATTTGTGA
- a CDS encoding glycosyltransferase domain-containing protein, producing the protein MSYEEIYETYQEVAKEHINRDLFNHSSEDAAETIEDIKNNKIAIYTAFTGDYDTLKEPEVIDENCDYICFTDNPNLESDTWKIIQMEETTLDNNRKAKQYKLLPHKYLKDYKYSFWLDGTFRIKGSIREYIYKNIRASSPMLCVVHTERDCVYEEYEASKIIPRYPRAVMEEQINYYKSQGFPEKYGLGVMGAIFRKHNDSLVIKVMEDWWNENIRFTNQDQLSFAYVCWKNDFHPSVSLIYYWDNEYWAKDKGNYHHKVVFSMPITSDNLRAKIGTQVENMDIGDTIELSKEEMYLLINDVKGMAGYRIDTAGRVGYLQNEYNTFLNSNSLKLTKPLRVAGDVARKVKNNHFLKFAKHKNAEENINIYDTIKHFGIFDEAEYKKLHGEVGDAVLHFIEEGSKTDSIDDKLKYINSIFDLYYYISSNNLSADEDPLIHYITKGFDKKLAINRNYPHFVEYLHGNLHEQLDAFVTKRIKEKLADESYISDSKILIDYIHTNHEFKTDTIKVGVFLEDNFDNMNACPFIRIHSLFKELSKSGDYHFFVYGQEILPLIDVNQIIKSKIFDVIVIQRVNPFSTKLAKKAKQHGIKLVYETDDDFLDMNSSNPSFNYIQGNLANIKKLVSAADEIVVSTSELKRRFDNLNLSSNVTIIRNYYLDNVLPLKEFSYSGNQYVKIGYFGTMTHNNDLELIHNVILRLKDIFSKKGIQVDLEVIGASIDENVDWFNVKKMPYYPMSMATFMKWISVRANWDIGIIPLVNTEFNKCKSELKYIEFTALGVPIVASDVDAYKGTVEEGVTGFLANSEDEWVNKLSMLIENPKLRHGILNNARDDILKNYDLRSRAKQWDEIFKRVS; encoded by the coding sequence ATGAGTTATGAGGAAATTTATGAAACATATCAGGAAGTTGCAAAGGAGCATATCAACAGGGATTTATTTAATCATTCCTCAGAAGATGCGGCTGAAACAATTGAAGATATTAAAAATAATAAAATAGCTATTTATACAGCTTTCACAGGTGATTATGATACTCTAAAAGAACCTGAAGTAATTGATGAAAACTGTGATTACATATGTTTTACAGATAACCCTAATTTGGAGTCTGACACTTGGAAAATTATTCAAATGGAAGAAACTACCTTAGACAATAATAGGAAAGCCAAACAATATAAATTACTTCCTCATAAATATTTAAAAGATTACAAATACAGTTTTTGGCTGGATGGGACATTTAGAATAAAAGGAAGCATCAGGGAATATATCTACAAAAACATCAGGGCTTCCTCTCCAATGCTTTGTGTAGTTCACACAGAAAGGGACTGTGTTTACGAGGAATACGAAGCTTCTAAAATAATTCCAAGATATCCTCGTGCTGTAATGGAAGAACAGATTAATTATTATAAAAGTCAGGGGTTCCCGGAAAAATACGGATTGGGAGTAATGGGAGCTATTTTCAGAAAACACAATGATTCCTTAGTTATTAAAGTCATGGAAGATTGGTGGAATGAAAATATCAGGTTTACAAATCAGGACCAGCTTAGTTTTGCATATGTATGTTGGAAAAATGATTTCCATCCGTCAGTTAGTTTAATTTATTACTGGGACAATGAATACTGGGCCAAAGACAAGGGCAATTACCACCATAAGGTAGTGTTTTCAATGCCTATAACCAGTGATAACCTGAGAGCTAAAATAGGAACTCAGGTAGAAAATATGGACATTGGGGATACAATCGAGCTTTCAAAAGAAGAAATGTATCTTTTAATTAATGATGTAAAAGGAATGGCAGGTTATAGAATAGATACTGCAGGCAGAGTGGGATACCTGCAAAATGAATATAATACCTTTTTAAATTCCAATTCATTAAAGCTTACAAAACCGTTAAGAGTAGCTGGAGATGTAGCTAGAAAAGTTAAGAATAACCATTTCTTAAAATTCGCCAAACATAAAAATGCAGAAGAAAACATTAATATTTATGATACTATAAAACATTTTGGCATTTTTGACGAGGCAGAATACAAAAAATTGCATGGGGAGGTTGGAGATGCTGTTTTACATTTTATAGAAGAAGGTTCAAAAACAGACAGCATTGATGATAAATTAAAATATATCAATTCAATATTTGATTTATATTATTATATCAGCTCAAACAATCTTTCAGCTGATGAAGACCCTCTTATTCATTATATAACTAAAGGTTTTGATAAAAAATTAGCTATTAATAGAAATTATCCTCATTTTGTCGAGTATTTGCATGGAAATTTACATGAGCAGTTAGATGCTTTTGTCACTAAAAGAATAAAAGAAAAACTGGCTGATGAGAGTTATATTTCAGATTCAAAAATTTTAATTGATTATATTCATACAAATCATGAATTTAAAACAGATACAATTAAAGTGGGAGTATTTTTAGAGGATAATTTTGATAATATGAATGCATGTCCATTTATAAGGATTCATTCATTGTTTAAAGAGTTAAGCAAAAGCGGAGACTATCATTTCTTTGTTTATGGTCAGGAAATTCTACCTTTAATTGATGTGAATCAAATAATCAAATCAAAAATCTTTGATGTAATTGTAATTCAAAGAGTAAATCCGTTTTCCACTAAACTAGCTAAAAAAGCTAAACAGCATGGAATTAAATTGGTTTATGAAACTGATGATGACTTTTTGGATATGAATTCGTCCAATCCCTCATTTAACTATATTCAGGGTAATTTGGCAAATATTAAAAAGCTGGTTTCTGCAGCTGATGAAATAGTTGTAAGTACTTCAGAGCTTAAAAGACGTTTCGATAACCTGAATTTGTCCAGCAATGTAACAATCATTAGAAATTACTACTTGGATAATGTATTGCCATTAAAAGAATTTTCATATAGTGGCAATCAGTATGTAAAAATAGGTTACTTTGGAACAATGACTCATAATAATGATTTGGAGCTTATTCATAATGTTATATTAAGATTAAAAGATATTTTCTCTAAAAAAGGTATTCAGGTTGATTTGGAAGTCATTGGAGCATCTATTGATGAAAATGTAGACTGGTTCAATGTTAAAAAAATGCCGTATTATCCAATGTCAATGGCTACATTTATGAAGTGGATATCTGTCAGGGCGAACTGGGATATTGGAATAATTCCATTAGTTAACACAGAATTCAATAAATGCAAAAGTGAGTTAAAATACATTGAATTTACAGCTCTTGGAGTTCCGATAGTAGCTAGTGATGTTGATGCATATAAAGGTACTGTTGAAGAAGGAGTAACTGGATTTTTAGCCAATAGTGAAGATGAGTGGGTAAATAAATTATCTATGTTGATTGAAA